Proteins encoded together in one Micromonospora auratinigra window:
- a CDS encoding acyl-CoA dehydrogenase family protein, translated as MNVDRILPTDEAHDLLELATELADRELAPKAAGFEERAEFPREVLRTLGRAGLLGLPYAEEHGGAAQPYEVYVQVLEVLASRWLAVAEAVSVHTLSCYPLAQFGTDEQRKLLPDMIGGELLGAYCLSEPQGGSDAAALTTRAVRDGDDYVVSGTKAWITHARVADFYNVFCRTGGPGPKGISCLLADRGTPGIHPQAAERTMGLHASPVAQIAFDDARVPAERLLGGEGMGFTIAMSALDSGRLGIAACAVGLAQAALDYAVGYAKERQQFGRAIIDFQGLGFTLADHATQISAARALLLAAARLRDAGRPYSIEAAKAKLFATDVAMRVTTDAVQVLGGAGYVADHPVERYMREAKVLQIVEGTNQIQRLVISRALAKGH; from the coding sequence ATGAACGTCGACCGGATCCTGCCCACCGACGAGGCCCACGACCTGCTGGAACTCGCCACCGAGCTCGCCGACCGCGAACTCGCCCCGAAGGCCGCCGGCTTCGAGGAGCGCGCCGAGTTCCCCCGCGAGGTGCTGCGCACCCTGGGCCGGGCCGGCCTGCTCGGCCTGCCGTACGCCGAGGAGCACGGCGGCGCGGCCCAGCCGTACGAGGTCTACGTCCAGGTGCTGGAGGTCCTCGCCAGCCGCTGGCTCGCCGTCGCCGAGGCGGTCAGCGTGCACACGCTCTCGTGCTACCCGCTGGCCCAGTTCGGCACCGACGAGCAGCGCAAGCTGCTGCCGGACATGATCGGCGGGGAACTGCTCGGCGCGTACTGCCTCTCCGAGCCGCAGGGTGGCTCCGACGCGGCGGCGCTGACCACCCGGGCGGTCCGCGACGGCGACGACTACGTGGTCTCCGGCACCAAGGCGTGGATCACCCACGCCCGGGTCGCCGACTTCTACAACGTCTTCTGCCGCACCGGCGGCCCCGGCCCGAAGGGCATCTCCTGCCTGCTGGCCGACCGGGGCACCCCCGGCATCCACCCGCAGGCCGCCGAGCGCACCATGGGGCTGCACGCCTCCCCGGTGGCGCAGATCGCCTTCGACGACGCCCGGGTCCCGGCCGAGCGGCTGCTGGGCGGGGAGGGGATGGGCTTCACCATCGCCATGTCCGCCCTGGACTCCGGCCGGCTCGGCATCGCCGCCTGCGCGGTGGGCCTGGCCCAGGCCGCCCTCGACTACGCGGTCGGGTACGCGAAGGAACGCCAGCAGTTCGGCCGGGCCATCATCGACTTCCAGGGCCTCGGCTTCACCCTCGCCGACCACGCCACCCAGATCTCCGCCGCCCGGGCGCTGCTGCTGGCCGCCGCCCGGCTGCGCGACGCCGGCCGGCCGTACTCGATCGAGGCGGCGAAGGCGAAGCTGTTCGCCACCGACGTGGCGATGCGGGTGACCACCGACGCGGTGCAGGTGCTCGGCGGCGCCGGCTACGTCGCCGACCACCCGGTCGAGCGGTACATGCGCGAGGCCAAGGTGCTCCAGATCGTCGAGGGCACCAACCAGATCCAGCGGCTGGTCATCTCCCGCGCCCTCGCCAAGGGCCACTAG
- a CDS encoding DUF433 domain-containing protein → MAFERITVDPDVMGGAPCVRQSRIPVATLLAMMAEGMSVTDILTDLPFLDEEDLADVLNYAADAVRDRTARPA, encoded by the coding sequence ATGGCCTTCGAGCGGATCACCGTCGACCCCGACGTCATGGGGGGTGCGCCCTGCGTGCGGCAGTCGCGGATCCCCGTGGCGACCCTGCTGGCGATGATGGCCGAGGGGATGTCGGTCACCGACATTCTCACCGACCTGCCGTTCCTCGACGAGGAGGACCTGGCGGACGTGCTCAACTACGCGGCGGACGCGGTACGCGACCGGACGGCCCGCCCGGCGTGA
- a CDS encoding DUF3105 domain-containing protein, translating to MSRRWWGTLVSAIVTTLGVVTMSSLGFGVVLGLAAEDSALPCDRLPGTAQPFEGNRHIPYEGAPHEPYRTVPPTSGPHSPRVVIPGIYRDPVPEELQVHVLEHGHVLIQYARDVPAADVRALERIGRRHPRDTVVAPYPPLGHGIGLTGWQRLQRLDAVDERAVEEFVTRVAGRYDHGWQHGATDCVSR from the coding sequence ATGAGCCGTCGCTGGTGGGGCACGCTGGTCAGCGCGATCGTCACCACGCTCGGCGTGGTGACCATGTCCAGCCTCGGCTTCGGGGTGGTGCTCGGGCTCGCCGCCGAGGACTCCGCGCTGCCCTGCGACCGGCTGCCCGGCACCGCCCAGCCGTTCGAGGGCAACCGGCACATCCCGTACGAGGGCGCGCCGCACGAGCCGTACCGGACCGTGCCGCCGACCTCGGGCCCGCACTCGCCCCGGGTGGTCATCCCGGGCATCTACCGCGACCCGGTGCCCGAGGAGTTGCAGGTGCACGTCCTGGAACACGGGCACGTGCTGATCCAGTACGCCCGGGACGTGCCCGCCGCCGACGTGCGCGCGCTGGAACGCATCGGCCGCCGCCACCCCCGGGACACGGTGGTCGCGCCGTACCCCCCGCTGGGCCACGGCATCGGGCTGACCGGCTGGCAGCGGCTGCAACGCCTCGACGCGGTCGACGAGCGCGCGGTCGAGGAGTTCGTCACCCGGGTCGCCGGCCGCTACGACCACGGCTGGCAGCACGGCGCGACCGACTGCGTCAGCCGCTGA
- a CDS encoding M24 family metallopeptidase codes for MGSEELYPAERLAAAQRATAAAGLDALLLTPGSDLRYLTGYDAHEGERLTCLVLPAQGEPILIVPTLERPGAEAAPATGVRIVDHPDGTDPYPLVRAALPGPVAAVGLADRMWAEQVLALRAALPGAAQRLASEVLRELRVHKSPAEVAALAEAGAAIDAVHTRMGEWLRPGRTEVEVAADIAAAIRAAGHVSVDFVIVAAGPHGASPHHGAADRPIGRGEPVVVDIGGTMPSGYRSDCTRTYVVGGPPPAEFSDYYAVLREAQRAAVAAVRPGVTAEALDAVARDLITAAGHGDAFLHRTGHGIGLDTHEEPYVVAGNPRPLAAGMVFSVEPGIYLAGRHGARIEDIVVCTPDGGQRLNTTPTELIAL; via the coding sequence GTGGGATCCGAGGAGCTGTACCCCGCCGAGCGGCTGGCCGCCGCGCAACGCGCCACCGCCGCCGCCGGTCTCGACGCGCTGCTGCTCACCCCCGGCTCCGACCTGCGCTACCTCACCGGCTACGACGCCCACGAGGGAGAGCGGCTGACCTGCCTGGTCCTGCCCGCCCAGGGCGAGCCCATCCTGATCGTGCCGACGCTGGAGCGCCCGGGCGCGGAGGCCGCCCCCGCCACCGGCGTGCGGATCGTCGACCACCCCGACGGCACCGACCCGTACCCGCTGGTCCGTGCCGCGCTGCCCGGCCCGGTGGCCGCGGTGGGCCTGGCCGACCGGATGTGGGCCGAACAGGTCCTCGCGCTGCGCGCCGCGCTGCCCGGGGCCGCCCAGCGGCTCGCCTCCGAGGTGCTGCGCGAGCTGCGCGTCCACAAGTCGCCGGCCGAGGTGGCCGCGCTGGCCGAGGCGGGCGCGGCGATCGACGCGGTGCACACCCGGATGGGGGAGTGGCTGCGGCCCGGCCGGACCGAGGTCGAGGTGGCCGCCGACATCGCCGCCGCGATCCGGGCCGCCGGCCACGTGAGCGTCGACTTCGTCATCGTCGCCGCCGGCCCGCACGGCGCCAGCCCGCACCACGGCGCCGCCGACCGGCCGATCGGGCGCGGCGAGCCGGTGGTGGTCGACATCGGCGGCACCATGCCGTCGGGCTACCGCTCCGACTGCACCCGCACCTACGTGGTCGGCGGGCCACCGCCGGCCGAGTTCAGCGACTACTACGCGGTGCTGCGCGAGGCGCAGCGGGCCGCGGTGGCGGCGGTCCGCCCCGGGGTCACCGCCGAGGCGCTCGACGCGGTCGCCCGGGACCTGATCACCGCCGCCGGTCACGGCGACGCCTTCCTGCACCGCACCGGCCACGGCATCGGCCTCGACACCCACGAGGAGCCGTACGTGGTGGCCGGCAACCCCCGGCCGCTGGCGGCCGGCATGGTCTTCTCGGTCGAACCCGGGATCTACCTCGCCGGGCGGCACGGCGCCCGGATCGAGGACATCGTCGTCTGCACCCCAGACGGCGGGCAACGGCTCAACACCACCCCCACGGAGCTCATCGCGCTATGA
- a CDS encoding HesA/MoeB/ThiF family protein, giving the protein MSGTMLRPRIKGIHKPVRLTPELINIGGRQMGVGAEIDDPDGSLWSLLGLMDGTRTRDEIVADQAAARPDTSADETAEAMQTIIDAGYVEDAAAAPPPTLSPAELDRYDRALTYYAWVDLTPRPSPYEAQARLKASRVVVVGLGGTGSAVASALVAAGVGAVHCVDFDRVEPSNLTRQLIYTEDDVGAPKIATAVRRLGALNSHVEVTGEETRVDSADTLARLMRDRDLLVLCADQPRHAIRDWTNTAALRTGTPWLLAQYAGPMAVVGLFVPGQTCCQDCLPSVNDRLREHYGGEPQELFPFTGHAVIAPSANLTGHLAALDAVHHLAGIPASTRGRMFHLSLTDLTYHYTVRPRPGRTCGTCGWREEDR; this is encoded by the coding sequence GTGTCCGGCACCATGCTGCGGCCCCGGATAAAGGGCATTCACAAACCCGTCCGACTGACCCCCGAGCTGATCAACATCGGCGGCCGGCAAATGGGCGTCGGCGCGGAGATCGACGACCCCGACGGCAGCCTGTGGTCGCTGCTGGGCCTGATGGACGGCACCCGTACCCGGGACGAGATCGTCGCCGACCAGGCCGCCGCCCGACCCGACACCAGCGCCGACGAGACCGCCGAGGCGATGCAGACGATCATCGACGCGGGTTACGTCGAGGACGCCGCCGCCGCCCCGCCGCCGACGCTCAGCCCGGCGGAACTCGACCGGTACGACCGGGCGCTGACCTACTACGCCTGGGTGGACCTCACCCCCCGGCCGTCCCCGTACGAGGCGCAGGCCCGGCTCAAGGCCAGCCGGGTGGTGGTGGTCGGGCTCGGCGGCACCGGCTCGGCCGTCGCGTCCGCCCTGGTCGCCGCCGGGGTGGGCGCGGTGCACTGCGTCGACTTCGACCGGGTCGAGCCGAGCAACCTCACCCGGCAGCTCATCTACACCGAGGACGACGTCGGCGCGCCGAAGATCGCCACCGCGGTACGCCGGCTCGGCGCGCTCAACTCCCACGTCGAGGTCACCGGCGAGGAGACCCGGGTGGACTCCGCCGACACCCTGGCCCGGCTGATGCGCGACAGGGACCTGCTGGTGCTCTGCGCCGACCAGCCCCGGCACGCCATCCGGGACTGGACCAACACCGCCGCCCTGCGCACCGGCACTCCCTGGCTGCTCGCCCAGTACGCCGGCCCGATGGCCGTGGTCGGGCTCTTCGTCCCCGGCCAGACCTGCTGCCAGGACTGCCTGCCCAGCGTCAACGACCGGCTGCGCGAGCACTACGGCGGCGAACCGCAGGAGCTGTTCCCGTTCACCGGGCACGCGGTGATCGCCCCGTCGGCCAACCTCACCGGCCACCTCGCCGCCCTGGACGCGGTGCACCACCTCGCCGGCATCCCGGCCAGCACCCGGGGCCGGATGTTCCACCTCAGCCTCACCGACCTGACCTACCACTACACCGTGCGGCCCCGCCCCGGGCGGACCTGTGGCACCTGCGGCTGGCGGGAGGAGGACCGGTGA
- a CDS encoding Lrp/AsnC family transcriptional regulator, whose product MEEIDRAIVAALTGDGRLSYTDLAERVGLSVSAVHQRVRRLEQRGVIRGYAARVSFEALDLPLTAFVAIRPFDPSQPDDAPERLAHLPEIDSCYSVAGEDFYMLLVRVAGPADLERLLQEIRTAANVTTRTTVVLSTPYENRPPRISGDRPGRGRSRAAGEPAGSSAG is encoded by the coding sequence GTGGAGGAGATCGACCGGGCCATTGTCGCCGCGCTGACCGGGGACGGTCGGCTGTCGTACACCGACCTCGCCGAGCGGGTGGGGCTGTCGGTGTCCGCCGTGCACCAGCGGGTCCGCCGGCTGGAGCAGCGCGGTGTCATCAGGGGTTACGCCGCGCGCGTCTCGTTCGAGGCGCTGGACCTGCCGCTGACCGCGTTCGTGGCGATCCGGCCGTTCGACCCCTCCCAGCCGGACGACGCGCCGGAGCGGCTGGCCCACCTGCCGGAGATCGACTCCTGCTACTCGGTGGCCGGGGAGGACTTCTACATGCTGCTGGTGCGGGTGGCCGGGCCGGCCGACCTGGAGCGGCTGCTGCAGGAGATCCGCACCGCGGCGAATGTCACCACCCGCACCACCGTGGTGCTCTCCACGCCGTACGAGAACCGTCCGCCGCGGATCAGTGGGGACCGGCCAGGTCGGGGGCGGTCCCGGGCGGCGGGGGAACCGGCTGGTTCCAGCGCAGGATGA
- a CDS encoding pyridoxal phosphate-dependent decarboxylase family protein yields the protein MEDHRALFLRAAEHAAAYRRSLPGRPVAVPIDQAAVVDAFAGPLPRTPSPPEQVLAELLAAAEPGLVAGAGPRYFGFVVGGALPAATAAEIVATGWDQLAFNTVTSPAAMAAETVAGGWLKELLGIPGSASVGFVTGCQAANTVGLAAARHKVLADVGWDVERRGLPGAPAIRVIAGAERHGTVDRSLRLLGLGTDAVQPVAADPNGAIDLGSLRAVLRSGARGPTIVCLQAGNVNTGACDPLREACDLVHRHGGWVHVDGAFGLWAAASPRTRHLVDGLAAADSWACDGHKWLNLPYDSAFAFCARPDTHAAAMSYTAAYLVGSGGEPVGADLTAESSRRARGFAVWAGLRELGRDGVAALVDRCCALARRFADGLTAAGFEVANDVVLNQVLVGFGDDARTDRVVAAVQADGTCWAGGTTWRGRRLMRISVSNATTTEADVDRSIAAIVRLAA from the coding sequence GTGGAGGACCACCGGGCACTGTTTCTGCGGGCCGCCGAGCACGCGGCCGCCTACCGGCGGTCGCTGCCGGGCCGGCCGGTGGCCGTACCGATCGACCAGGCCGCGGTGGTGGACGCGTTCGCCGGGCCGCTGCCCCGCACCCCCTCACCGCCGGAACAGGTGCTGGCGGAGCTGCTCGCTGCGGCCGAGCCGGGTCTGGTGGCCGGCGCCGGCCCCCGCTACTTCGGGTTTGTGGTGGGCGGAGCGCTGCCGGCCGCGACCGCGGCCGAGATCGTCGCCACCGGCTGGGACCAGCTCGCGTTCAACACCGTCACCTCGCCGGCGGCCATGGCGGCCGAGACCGTCGCCGGCGGGTGGCTCAAGGAGCTGCTGGGCATCCCCGGATCGGCGTCGGTCGGCTTCGTCACCGGTTGCCAGGCGGCCAACACCGTCGGCCTCGCCGCCGCGCGCCACAAGGTGCTGGCCGACGTCGGCTGGGACGTGGAACGGCGCGGGCTGCCCGGCGCGCCGGCGATCCGGGTGATCGCCGGCGCCGAACGACACGGCACCGTCGACCGGTCGCTGCGGCTGCTCGGCCTCGGGACGGACGCGGTGCAGCCGGTGGCCGCCGACCCGAACGGAGCCATCGACCTCGGGTCGCTGCGGGCGGTGCTGCGCTCGGGTGCCCGCGGGCCCACCATCGTCTGCCTGCAGGCCGGCAACGTGAACACCGGCGCCTGCGACCCGCTGCGCGAGGCCTGCGACCTGGTGCACCGGCACGGCGGCTGGGTGCACGTGGACGGCGCGTTCGGGCTGTGGGCCGCGGCGAGCCCCCGCACCCGGCATCTGGTGGACGGGCTGGCAGCGGCGGACTCGTGGGCCTGCGACGGCCACAAGTGGCTGAACCTGCCGTACGACTCGGCGTTCGCGTTCTGCGCGCGGCCCGACACGCACGCGGCAGCCATGTCGTACACCGCCGCCTACCTGGTGGGCTCCGGCGGCGAGCCGGTGGGCGCGGACCTGACCGCCGAGTCGTCCCGGCGGGCGCGCGGCTTCGCCGTCTGGGCCGGGCTACGCGAACTCGGCCGCGACGGGGTCGCCGCGCTGGTCGACCGCTGCTGCGCGCTGGCCCGCCGGTTCGCCGACGGGCTCACCGCCGCCGGCTTCGAGGTGGCCAACGACGTGGTGCTCAACCAGGTGCTGGTCGGCTTCGGCGACGACGCGCGCACCGACCGGGTGGTGGCGGCCGTGCAGGCGGACGGCACCTGCTGGGCGGGCGGGACCACCTGGCGGGGGCGACGGCTGATGCGGATCTCGGTGTCCAACGCGACCACCACGGAAGCGGACGTGGACCGGTCGA